From the genome of Phycodurus eques isolate BA_2022a chromosome 22, UOR_Pequ_1.1, whole genome shotgun sequence, one region includes:
- the klhl42 gene encoding kelch-like protein 42 isoform X1 produces MGRTWPYLERSTPVRCKQCPVKPACSRRTLFDMSSEQKIAIVMEDKTYEVNKRKLIEKSDYFRALYSSGMRESTEDSVQLQGLSAPGLELVLEFIDTSKVEIANETLEDLIETASFLQVTSILKLLTAEIRMDNSVALYSLSEVYGTHELRDACLEFISCYYHPVMRRPEFRSLPPAVRERAREMRMRGVATLVATGDFGGLCLDAPDRNEPWSMLSYGEAEQRWKPLANNPPADAINVRGYGSAVLDNYLFIAGGYRASSQEISAAHCYNPCRNEWNQVQLQASGRAGEAVRRGRPESGHGGVLQPGERLLDLRVVHARPAGRVLGLRVPGHDLRPGRVHGKRWAHVLKPQIAEHQPAALLPRGRRVDGVPPVHGARAEAADAVGGGHHLPGGRLHAQAGARPALAQRDGGRAHRAVVQRHHRRVAAAQGEHVQVGPEPDVRAAQRRHLHHEPGRRAVHQHGAPRLPQVQHFLRRLGGLQAPAGVRAEHAALLALPPQRALTGPERRGC; encoded by the exons ATGGGCCGAACATGGCCATATTTGGAGCGCTCCACGCCGGTGAGATGTAAACAATGTCCAGTCAAGCCGGCCTGCTCGAGACGCACTCTTTTCGACATGTCATCGGAGCAGAAGATCGCCATCGTGATGGAGGACAAAACGTACGAGGTGAACAAGAGGAAGCTGATCGAGAAGAGCGACTACTTCCGTGCGCTGTACAGCTCGGGGATGAGGGAGTCCACGGAGGACTCGGTCCAGCTGCAGGGCCTCAGCGCCCCCGGCCTGGAGCTGGTGCTGGAGTTCATCGACACCTCCAAAGTGGAGATCGCCAACGAGACCCTGGAGGACCTGATCGAGACCGCCTCCTTCCTGCAGGTCACGTCCATCCTCAAGCTCCTGACGGCCGAGATCCGGATGGACAACTCCGTGGCGCTCTACAGCCTCTCTGAGGTTTACGGAACCCACGAGCTGCGTGACGCCTGCCTCGAGTTCATTAGCTGCTACTACCACCCCGTGATGAGACGACCAGAGTTCCGCAGCCTGCCCCCCGCCGTCAGGGAGCGGGCGAGGGAGATGCGCATGAGGGGCGTCGCCACCTTGGTGGCCACGGGGGACTTCGGCGGCCTGTGCCTGGACGCGCCGGACCGGAACGAGCCCTGGTCCATGCTGAGCTACGGCGAGGCGGAGCAGCGCTGGAAGCCGCTGGCCAACAACCCGCCGGCGGACGCCATCAACGTGCGAGGCTACGGCTCTGCCGTGCTGGACAACTACCTCTTCATTGCCGGGGGATACCGCGCCAGCAGCCAGGAGATCTCGGCCGCGCATTGCTACAACCCTTGCAGGAACGAGTGGAACCAG GTCCAACTTCAAGCTTCTGGCCGTGCAGGGGAAGCTGTACGCCGTGGGAGGCCAGAGTCTGGGCACGGTGGAGTGCTACAGCCCGGAGAACGACTTCTGGACCTGCGTGTCGTCCATGCCCGACCCGCTGGCAGAGTTCTCGGCCTGCGAGTGCCAGGGCATGATCTACGTCCTGGGAGGGTACACGGCAAGAGGTGGGCGCACGTGCTGAAACCGCAAAT TGCGGAACACCAACCTGCTGCGCTACTGCCCCGCGGCAGACGCGTGGACGGCGTTCCGCCCGTGCACGGTGCACGTGCGGAAGCAGCAGATGCTGTCGGTGGAGGACACCATCTACCTGGTGGGCGGCTACACGCACAAGCTGGAGCACGCCCGGCGCTGGCCCAGCGAGACGGAGGACGTGCTCACCGTGCAGTCGTACAACGTCACCACCGGCGAGTGGCTGCAGCTCAAGGAGAACACGTCCAAGTCGGGCCTGAACCTGACGTGCGCGCTGCACAACGACGGCATCTACATCATGAGCCGGGACGTCGGGCTGTCCACCAGCATGGAGCACCGCGTCTTCCTCAAGTACAACATTTTCTCCGGCGCCTGGGAGGCCTTCAGGCGCCTGCAGGTGTTCGGGCAGAACATGCTGCTCTGCTCGCTTTACCTCCCCAACGCGCTCTGACAGGACCTGAGCGACGAGGCTGCTGA
- the klhl42 gene encoding kelch-like protein 42 isoform X2, with protein MGRTWPYLERSTPVRCKQCPVKPACSRRTLFDMSSEQKIAIVMEDKTYEVNKRKLIEKSDYFRALYSSGMRESTEDSVQLQGLSAPGLELVLEFIDTSKVEIANETLEDLIETASFLQVTSILKLLTAEIRMDNSVALYSLSEVYGTHELRDACLEFISCYYHPVMRRPEFRSLPPAVRERAREMRMRGVATLVATGDFGGLCLDAPDRNEPWSMLSYGEAEQRWKPLANNPPADAINVRGYGSAVLDNYLFIAGGYRASSQEISAAHCYNPCRNEWNQVQLQASGRAGEAVRRGRPESGHGGVLQPGERLLDLRVVHARPAGRVLGLRVPGHDLRPGRVHGKSAEHQPAALLPRGRRVDGVPPVHGARAEAADAVGGGHHLPGGRLHAQAGARPALAQRDGGRAHRAVVQRHHRRVAAAQGEHVQVGPEPDVRAAQRRHLHHEPGRRAVHQHGAPRLPQVQHFLRRLGGLQAPAGVRAEHAALLALPPQRALTGPERRGC; from the exons ATGGGCCGAACATGGCCATATTTGGAGCGCTCCACGCCGGTGAGATGTAAACAATGTCCAGTCAAGCCGGCCTGCTCGAGACGCACTCTTTTCGACATGTCATCGGAGCAGAAGATCGCCATCGTGATGGAGGACAAAACGTACGAGGTGAACAAGAGGAAGCTGATCGAGAAGAGCGACTACTTCCGTGCGCTGTACAGCTCGGGGATGAGGGAGTCCACGGAGGACTCGGTCCAGCTGCAGGGCCTCAGCGCCCCCGGCCTGGAGCTGGTGCTGGAGTTCATCGACACCTCCAAAGTGGAGATCGCCAACGAGACCCTGGAGGACCTGATCGAGACCGCCTCCTTCCTGCAGGTCACGTCCATCCTCAAGCTCCTGACGGCCGAGATCCGGATGGACAACTCCGTGGCGCTCTACAGCCTCTCTGAGGTTTACGGAACCCACGAGCTGCGTGACGCCTGCCTCGAGTTCATTAGCTGCTACTACCACCCCGTGATGAGACGACCAGAGTTCCGCAGCCTGCCCCCCGCCGTCAGGGAGCGGGCGAGGGAGATGCGCATGAGGGGCGTCGCCACCTTGGTGGCCACGGGGGACTTCGGCGGCCTGTGCCTGGACGCGCCGGACCGGAACGAGCCCTGGTCCATGCTGAGCTACGGCGAGGCGGAGCAGCGCTGGAAGCCGCTGGCCAACAACCCGCCGGCGGACGCCATCAACGTGCGAGGCTACGGCTCTGCCGTGCTGGACAACTACCTCTTCATTGCCGGGGGATACCGCGCCAGCAGCCAGGAGATCTCGGCCGCGCATTGCTACAACCCTTGCAGGAACGAGTGGAACCAG GTCCAACTTCAAGCTTCTGGCCGTGCAGGGGAAGCTGTACGCCGTGGGAGGCCAGAGTCTGGGCACGGTGGAGTGCTACAGCCCGGAGAACGACTTCTGGACCTGCGTGTCGTCCATGCCCGACCCGCTGGCAGAGTTCTCGGCCTGCGAGTGCCAGGGCATGATCTACGTCCTGGGAGGGTACACGGCAAGAG TGCGGAACACCAACCTGCTGCGCTACTGCCCCGCGGCAGACGCGTGGACGGCGTTCCGCCCGTGCACGGTGCACGTGCGGAAGCAGCAGATGCTGTCGGTGGAGGACACCATCTACCTGGTGGGCGGCTACACGCACAAGCTGGAGCACGCCCGGCGCTGGCCCAGCGAGACGGAGGACGTGCTCACCGTGCAGTCGTACAACGTCACCACCGGCGAGTGGCTGCAGCTCAAGGAGAACACGTCCAAGTCGGGCCTGAACCTGACGTGCGCGCTGCACAACGACGGCATCTACATCATGAGCCGGGACGTCGGGCTGTCCACCAGCATGGAGCACCGCGTCTTCCTCAAGTACAACATTTTCTCCGGCGCCTGGGAGGCCTTCAGGCGCCTGCAGGTGTTCGGGCAGAACATGCTGCTCTGCTCGCTTTACCTCCCCAACGCGCTCTGACAGGACCTGAGCGACGAGGCTGCTGA
- the klhl42 gene encoding kelch-like protein 42 isoform X3, whose protein sequence is MGRTWPYLERSTPVRCKQCPVKPACSRRTLFDMSSEQKIAIVMEDKTYEVNKRKLIEKSDYFRALYSSGMRESTEDSVQLQGLSAPGLELVLEFIDTSKVEIANETLEDLIETASFLQVTSILKLLTAEIRMDNSVALYSLSEVYGTHELRDACLEFISCYYHPVMRRPEFRSLPPAVRERAREMRMRGVATLVATGDFGGLCLDAPDRNEPWSMLSYGEAEQRWKPLANNPPADAINVRGYGSAVLDNYLFIAGGYRASSQEISAAHCYNPCRNEWNQVAPLNQKRSNFKLLAVQGKLYAVGGQSLGTVECYSPENDFWTCVSSMPDPLAEFSACECQGMIYVLGGYTARVRNTNLLRYCPAADAWTAFRPCTVHVRKQQMLSVEDTIYLVGGYTHKLEHARRWPSETEDVLTVQSYNVTTGEWLQLKENTSKSGLNLTCALHNDGIYIMSRDVGLSTSMEHRVFLKYNIFSGAWEAFRRLQVFGQNMLLCSLYLPNAL, encoded by the exons ATGGGCCGAACATGGCCATATTTGGAGCGCTCCACGCCGGTGAGATGTAAACAATGTCCAGTCAAGCCGGCCTGCTCGAGACGCACTCTTTTCGACATGTCATCGGAGCAGAAGATCGCCATCGTGATGGAGGACAAAACGTACGAGGTGAACAAGAGGAAGCTGATCGAGAAGAGCGACTACTTCCGTGCGCTGTACAGCTCGGGGATGAGGGAGTCCACGGAGGACTCGGTCCAGCTGCAGGGCCTCAGCGCCCCCGGCCTGGAGCTGGTGCTGGAGTTCATCGACACCTCCAAAGTGGAGATCGCCAACGAGACCCTGGAGGACCTGATCGAGACCGCCTCCTTCCTGCAGGTCACGTCCATCCTCAAGCTCCTGACGGCCGAGATCCGGATGGACAACTCCGTGGCGCTCTACAGCCTCTCTGAGGTTTACGGAACCCACGAGCTGCGTGACGCCTGCCTCGAGTTCATTAGCTGCTACTACCACCCCGTGATGAGACGACCAGAGTTCCGCAGCCTGCCCCCCGCCGTCAGGGAGCGGGCGAGGGAGATGCGCATGAGGGGCGTCGCCACCTTGGTGGCCACGGGGGACTTCGGCGGCCTGTGCCTGGACGCGCCGGACCGGAACGAGCCCTGGTCCATGCTGAGCTACGGCGAGGCGGAGCAGCGCTGGAAGCCGCTGGCCAACAACCCGCCGGCGGACGCCATCAACGTGCGAGGCTACGGCTCTGCCGTGCTGGACAACTACCTCTTCATTGCCGGGGGATACCGCGCCAGCAGCCAGGAGATCTCGGCCGCGCATTGCTACAACCCTTGCAGGAACGAGTGGAACCAGGTGGCGCCGCTCAACCAGAAGCG GTCCAACTTCAAGCTTCTGGCCGTGCAGGGGAAGCTGTACGCCGTGGGAGGCCAGAGTCTGGGCACGGTGGAGTGCTACAGCCCGGAGAACGACTTCTGGACCTGCGTGTCGTCCATGCCCGACCCGCTGGCAGAGTTCTCGGCCTGCGAGTGCCAGGGCATGATCTACGTCCTGGGAGGGTACACGGCAAGAG TGCGGAACACCAACCTGCTGCGCTACTGCCCCGCGGCAGACGCGTGGACGGCGTTCCGCCCGTGCACGGTGCACGTGCGGAAGCAGCAGATGCTGTCGGTGGAGGACACCATCTACCTGGTGGGCGGCTACACGCACAAGCTGGAGCACGCCCGGCGCTGGCCCAGCGAGACGGAGGACGTGCTCACCGTGCAGTCGTACAACGTCACCACCGGCGAGTGGCTGCAGCTCAAGGAGAACACGTCCAAGTCGGGCCTGAACCTGACGTGCGCGCTGCACAACGACGGCATCTACATCATGAGCCGGGACGTCGGGCTGTCCACCAGCATGGAGCACCGCGTCTTCCTCAAGTACAACATTTTCTCCGGCGCCTGGGAGGCCTTCAGGCGCCTGCAGGTGTTCGGGCAGAACATGCTGCTCTGCTCGCTTTACCTCCCCAACGCGCTCTGA
- the LOC133396902 gene encoding endosome/lysosome-associated apoptosis and autophagy regulator family member 2-like isoform X1 yields MREPAWASWFPRCLLVLLIIAPFRATCAGTTLPPCDEMDYYYQYTECDNTGSRWRVAIPLNPGTCSGLPPPSRGTDCSFSCSAGNFLEMSSQSCTPCAAGSYSLGSGLRFDQWDALPAGFISIASFLDARPPDGDFQACSNSTWTPRGVYLESNRDECTVSLVYVVHLEKRGSVSFTYQYPDSNIFFQFYVQNEQCQEMSQSDEQKWIEVTGDGEWGTHAINLWAGTNILYWRTTGILAGVKMAKPVLLKDIKIEGVAYTSECFPCRPGWYSASAGSSSCRPCPADTFSGKSSASCAACPENHYSLEGWAACKSRPPCAEEDYFPIHTPCDSKGKTQAVYRWVEPKICDENATSAVALPAAGPVKPCPPCNPGFYNSNDSTCSPCPTGTRSDGTYVCTRCPSGTEPVLGYEYRWWNVLPSNMKTSCFNVGNSKCDGMNGWEVAGDHVRSGAGSSDNDYLILSLQVPGFKVPASLSGVSGGEVGRIAFEFETVCAGDCEFYFMTDVRSKSTTVVESWEGSKGRQSYSHSVSRNDSVTFTWAFQRTNRALDVRRYVGDNVKLFSVHVTNVLGGVASGCRACALVPENSRRAGSSCVPCPPGFYIHAETNRCEECPAGTHLAGRHAYGREACVPCGPGSVTNREHSRCYSDCSFSHTHGNRTLTYDLGALSDVASLTLEPGFTTKGTKYLHLFNISLCGHQGRRAAVCRNNLTDFNSVFSKDRRGDAGAARLADAAEGFICQSTIVPADGRGFRTPISSQSVGLADTFLGATVERFLDGVSADAELFPENTNNIPDVNFFYRSPRVTASCDRGRSSVIAVRCNPRKSERGELSVPSSCPAGTCDGCAFHFLWESASACPLCTRDDYHQLDGACKGGTQETFSLWNEPKLCIKGVPLPPRSSAPCESVTLRLKLGVGGGVILAVLLVALTCYFWKKNKRLEYKYSRMVMSANKERELPAADSCGLDEDEDPDPDDAVYTRESSLLGKLRAIANKHEGEDSSESVQLNSSRADRWVLG; encoded by the exons ATGCGGGAGCCGGCATGGGCCTCCTGGTTCCCCCGCTGCTTGCTGGTGCTCCTCATCATCGCCCCTTTCAGGGCCACCTGCGCGGGCACGACACTCCCGCCGTGCGATGAG ATGGATTACTACTACCAGTACACGGAGTGCGACAACACGGGCTCCCGCTGGCGGGTGGCCATCCCGCTCAACCCCGGCACCTGCTCGGGCCTCCCGCCCCCCAGCAGAGGGACCGACTGCA GCTTCTCGTGCTCGGCCGGCAACTTCCTGGAGATGTCCTCGCAGTCGTGTACGCCGTGCGCGGCCGGCTCCTACTCGCTGGGCAGCGGCCTGCGCTTCGACCAGTGGGACGCCCTGCCCGCCGGCTTCATCAGCATCGCCAGCTTCCTCGACGCCAGGCCGCCCGACGGCGACTTCCAGGCGTGCAGCAA CTCCACGTGGACGCCGCGGGGCGTGTACCTGGAGTCCAACCGCGACGAGTGCACCGTGTCGCTGGTCTACGTGGTGCACCTGGAGAAGCGCGGCTCCGTCTCCTTCACCTACCAGTACCCCGACAGCAACATCTTCTTCCAGTTCTAC GTCCAGAACGAGCAGTGCCAGGAGATGAGCCAAAGCGACGAGCAGAAGTGGATCGAGGTCACCGGCGACGGAGAATGGGGGACGCACGCG ATCAACCTGTGGGCGGGCACCAACATCTTGTACTGGCGAACCACGGGCATCCTGGCGGGCGTGAAGATGGCGAAACCCGTGCTGCTCAAGGACATCAAAATCGAAG GTGTGGCCTACACGTCCGAGTGCTTCCCGTGCCGACCCGGCTGGTACAGCGCCAGCGCCGGCTCGTCCTCCTGCCGGCCGTGTCCCGCCGACACCTTCTCCGGCAAGAGCTCCGCTTCTTGCGCCGCCTGCCCGGAAAACCACTACTCGC TGGAGGGTTGGGCCGCGTGCAAGTCGAGGCCGCCGTGCGCCGAGGAGGACTATTTCCCGATCCACACGCCTTGCGACAGCAAAGGGAAG ACGCAGGCGGTGTACCGCTGGGTCGAGCCCAAGATCTGCGACGAGAACGCCACCTCCGCCGTGGCGCTGCCCGCCGCGGGGCCCGTGAAGCCGTGCCCGCCGTGCAACCCGGGCTTCTACAACAGCAACGACTCCACCTGCTCGCCGTGCCCGACCGGGACCCGCTCGGACGGCACTTACG TGTGCACGCGTTGCCCTTCAGGCACCGAGCCGGTTCTAGGCTACGAGTACAGATGGTGGAACGTGCTGCCCTCCAACATGAAGACATCCTGCTTCAACGTGGGGAATTCCAAATGCGACGGCATGAACG GTTGGGAAGTGGCGGGCGACCACGTCCGAAGCGGCGCCGGTTCTTCGGACAACGACTACCTCATCCTCAGTCTGCAAGTGCCCGGCTTTAA GGTGCCGGCCTCGCTGTCGGGCGTGAGCGGCGGCGAGGTGGGTCGGATCGCCTTCGAGTTTGAGACGGTCTGCGCTGGAGACTGCGAGTTCTACTTCATGACG GACGTGCGCAGCAAGAGCACCACCGTGGTGGAGTCGTGGGAGGGCAGCAAAGGTCGCCAGTCGTACTCGCACAGCGTGAGCAGGAACGACTCGGTCACCTTCACGTGGGCCTTCCAGAGGACCAATCGCGCTCTGGAC GTGCGCCGCTACGTCGGCGACAACGTCAAGCTCTTCTCAGTCCACGTGACCAACGTGCTGGGCGGCGTGGCGTCGGGCTGCCGGGCGTGCGCCCTGGTGCCCGAGAACTCCCGGCGGGCCGGCTCCTCGTGCGTGCCGTGCCCGCCGGGCTTCTACATCCACGCCGAGACCAACCGATGCGAGGAGTGCCCGGCCGGCACGCACCTGGCGGGACGCCACGCCTACGGCCGCGAGGCATGCGTGCCGTGCGGGCCCGGCAGCGTCACCAACCGG GAGCATTCCCGTTGCTACAGCGACTGCTCCTTCTCGCACACGCACGGCAACCGCACGCTGACCTACGACCTCGGCGCGCTGAGCGACGTGGCCTCGCTCACCCTGGAGCCGGGCTTCACCACCAAGGGCACCAAGTACCTTCACCTTTTCAACATCAGCCTGTGCGGGCACCAG GGGAGGAGAGCAGCGGTGTGCAGGAACAACCTGACCGACTTCAACAGCGTGTTCAGCAAAGACCGACGGGGCGACGCCGGCGCCGCCCGACTCGCGGACGCGGCGGAGGGCTTCATCTGCCAGTCCACCATCGTCCCGGCGGACGGGCGCGGCTTCCGGACGCCCATTTCCTCGCAGTCCGTCGGCCTGGCGGACACGTTTCTCG GAGCGACGGTGGAGCGCTTCCTCGACGGCGTGAGCGCCGATGCCGAGCTCTTCCCGGAAAACACCAACAATATTCCAGATGTAAATTTCTTCTACAG GTCGCCACGGGTGACGGCTTCGTGCGATCGAGGCCGTAGTTCGGTCATCGCGGTTCGTTGTAATCCCCGAAAATCGGAACGTGGCGAGCTCTCTGTGCCCAG CTCCTGCCCTGCAGGAACATGTGACGGCTGCGCCTTCCACTTCCTGTGGGAGAGCGCCAGCGCCTGCCCGCTCTGCACGCGGGACGACTACCACCAGCTCGACGGCGCCTGCAAGGGTGGCACCCAG GAAACCTTTTCCTTGTGGAAcgagcccaagctgtgcatcAAAGGGGTCCCGCTGCCTCCCAGAAGCTCCGCCCCTTGCGAGTCCGTCACTCTGCGGCTCAAGTTGGGCGTGGGTGGCGGAGTGATTTTGGCCGTGCTGCTCGTCGCCCTCACCTGCTATTTCTGGAAGAAGAACAAGAG GCTGGAGTACAAGTACTCTCGTATGGTGATGTCGGCCAACAAGGAAAGGGAGCTGCCCGCCGCCGACAGCTGCGGCctggacgaggacgaggacccCGACCCCGACGACGCCGTCTACACCCGCGAGTCCTCCCTGCTGGGGAAGCTCCGCGCCATCGCCAACAAG CATGAAGGGGAAGACAGCAGCGAGTCTGTGCAGCTCAACAGCTCCCGGGCGGACCGCTGGGTGCTGGGTTAG
- the LOC133396902 gene encoding endosome/lysosome-associated apoptosis and autophagy regulator family member 2-like isoform X2 encodes MREPAWASWFPRCLLVLLIIAPFRATCAGTTLPPCDEMDYYYQYTECDNTGSRWRVAIPLNPGTCSGLPPPSRGTDCSFSCSAGNFLEMSSQSCTPCAAGSYSLGSGLRFDQWDALPAGFISIASFLDARPPDGDFQACSNSTWTPRGVYLESNRDECTVSLVYVVHLEKRGSVSFTYQYPDSNIFFQFYVQNEQCQEMSQSDEQKWIEVTGDGEWGTHAINLWAGTNILYWRTTGILAGVKMAKPVLLKDIKIEGVAYTSECFPCRPGWYSASAGSSSCRPCPADTFSGKSSASCAACPENHYSLEGWAACKSRPPCAEEDYFPIHTPCDSKGKTQAVYRWVEPKICDENATSAVALPAAGPVKPCPPCNPGFYNSNDSTCSPCPTGTRSDGTYVCTRCPSGTEPVLGYEYRWWNVLPSNMKTSCFNVGNSKCDGMNGWEVAGDHVRSGAGSSDNDYLILSLQVPGFKVPASLSGVSGGEVGRIAFEFETVCAGDCEFYFMTQEHHRGGVVGGQQRSPVVLAQREQERLGHLHVGLPEDQSRSGRTVRRYVGDNVKLFSVHVTNVLGGVASGCRACALVPENSRRAGSSCVPCPPGFYIHAETNRCEECPAGTHLAGRHAYGREACVPCGPGSVTNREHSRCYSDCSFSHTHGNRTLTYDLGALSDVASLTLEPGFTTKGTKYLHLFNISLCGHQGRRAAVCRNNLTDFNSVFSKDRRGDAGAARLADAAEGFICQSTIVPADGRGFRTPISSQSVGLADTFLGATVERFLDGVSADAELFPENTNNIPDVNFFYRSPRVTASCDRGRSSVIAVRCNPRKSERGELSVPSSCPAGTCDGCAFHFLWESASACPLCTRDDYHQLDGACKGGTQETFSLWNEPKLCIKGVPLPPRSSAPCESVTLRLKLGVGGGVILAVLLVALTCYFWKKNKRLEYKYSRMVMSANKERELPAADSCGLDEDEDPDPDDAVYTRESSLLGKLRAIANKHEGEDSSESVQLNSSRADRWVLG; translated from the exons ATGCGGGAGCCGGCATGGGCCTCCTGGTTCCCCCGCTGCTTGCTGGTGCTCCTCATCATCGCCCCTTTCAGGGCCACCTGCGCGGGCACGACACTCCCGCCGTGCGATGAG ATGGATTACTACTACCAGTACACGGAGTGCGACAACACGGGCTCCCGCTGGCGGGTGGCCATCCCGCTCAACCCCGGCACCTGCTCGGGCCTCCCGCCCCCCAGCAGAGGGACCGACTGCA GCTTCTCGTGCTCGGCCGGCAACTTCCTGGAGATGTCCTCGCAGTCGTGTACGCCGTGCGCGGCCGGCTCCTACTCGCTGGGCAGCGGCCTGCGCTTCGACCAGTGGGACGCCCTGCCCGCCGGCTTCATCAGCATCGCCAGCTTCCTCGACGCCAGGCCGCCCGACGGCGACTTCCAGGCGTGCAGCAA CTCCACGTGGACGCCGCGGGGCGTGTACCTGGAGTCCAACCGCGACGAGTGCACCGTGTCGCTGGTCTACGTGGTGCACCTGGAGAAGCGCGGCTCCGTCTCCTTCACCTACCAGTACCCCGACAGCAACATCTTCTTCCAGTTCTAC GTCCAGAACGAGCAGTGCCAGGAGATGAGCCAAAGCGACGAGCAGAAGTGGATCGAGGTCACCGGCGACGGAGAATGGGGGACGCACGCG ATCAACCTGTGGGCGGGCACCAACATCTTGTACTGGCGAACCACGGGCATCCTGGCGGGCGTGAAGATGGCGAAACCCGTGCTGCTCAAGGACATCAAAATCGAAG GTGTGGCCTACACGTCCGAGTGCTTCCCGTGCCGACCCGGCTGGTACAGCGCCAGCGCCGGCTCGTCCTCCTGCCGGCCGTGTCCCGCCGACACCTTCTCCGGCAAGAGCTCCGCTTCTTGCGCCGCCTGCCCGGAAAACCACTACTCGC TGGAGGGTTGGGCCGCGTGCAAGTCGAGGCCGCCGTGCGCCGAGGAGGACTATTTCCCGATCCACACGCCTTGCGACAGCAAAGGGAAG ACGCAGGCGGTGTACCGCTGGGTCGAGCCCAAGATCTGCGACGAGAACGCCACCTCCGCCGTGGCGCTGCCCGCCGCGGGGCCCGTGAAGCCGTGCCCGCCGTGCAACCCGGGCTTCTACAACAGCAACGACTCCACCTGCTCGCCGTGCCCGACCGGGACCCGCTCGGACGGCACTTACG TGTGCACGCGTTGCCCTTCAGGCACCGAGCCGGTTCTAGGCTACGAGTACAGATGGTGGAACGTGCTGCCCTCCAACATGAAGACATCCTGCTTCAACGTGGGGAATTCCAAATGCGACGGCATGAACG GTTGGGAAGTGGCGGGCGACCACGTCCGAAGCGGCGCCGGTTCTTCGGACAACGACTACCTCATCCTCAGTCTGCAAGTGCCCGGCTTTAA GGTGCCGGCCTCGCTGTCGGGCGTGAGCGGCGGCGAGGTGGGTCGGATCGCCTTCGAGTTTGAGACGGTCTGCGCTGGAGACTGCGAGTTCTACTTCATGACG CAAGAGCACCACCGTGGTGGAGTCGTGGGAGGGCAGCAAAGGTCGCCAGTCGTACTCGCACAGCGTGAGCAGGAACGACTCGGTCACCTTCACGTGGGCCTTCCAGAGGACCAATCGCGCTCTGGACGTACG GTGCGCCGCTACGTCGGCGACAACGTCAAGCTCTTCTCAGTCCACGTGACCAACGTGCTGGGCGGCGTGGCGTCGGGCTGCCGGGCGTGCGCCCTGGTGCCCGAGAACTCCCGGCGGGCCGGCTCCTCGTGCGTGCCGTGCCCGCCGGGCTTCTACATCCACGCCGAGACCAACCGATGCGAGGAGTGCCCGGCCGGCACGCACCTGGCGGGACGCCACGCCTACGGCCGCGAGGCATGCGTGCCGTGCGGGCCCGGCAGCGTCACCAACCGG GAGCATTCCCGTTGCTACAGCGACTGCTCCTTCTCGCACACGCACGGCAACCGCACGCTGACCTACGACCTCGGCGCGCTGAGCGACGTGGCCTCGCTCACCCTGGAGCCGGGCTTCACCACCAAGGGCACCAAGTACCTTCACCTTTTCAACATCAGCCTGTGCGGGCACCAG GGGAGGAGAGCAGCGGTGTGCAGGAACAACCTGACCGACTTCAACAGCGTGTTCAGCAAAGACCGACGGGGCGACGCCGGCGCCGCCCGACTCGCGGACGCGGCGGAGGGCTTCATCTGCCAGTCCACCATCGTCCCGGCGGACGGGCGCGGCTTCCGGACGCCCATTTCCTCGCAGTCCGTCGGCCTGGCGGACACGTTTCTCG GAGCGACGGTGGAGCGCTTCCTCGACGGCGTGAGCGCCGATGCCGAGCTCTTCCCGGAAAACACCAACAATATTCCAGATGTAAATTTCTTCTACAG GTCGCCACGGGTGACGGCTTCGTGCGATCGAGGCCGTAGTTCGGTCATCGCGGTTCGTTGTAATCCCCGAAAATCGGAACGTGGCGAGCTCTCTGTGCCCAG CTCCTGCCCTGCAGGAACATGTGACGGCTGCGCCTTCCACTTCCTGTGGGAGAGCGCCAGCGCCTGCCCGCTCTGCACGCGGGACGACTACCACCAGCTCGACGGCGCCTGCAAGGGTGGCACCCAG GAAACCTTTTCCTTGTGGAAcgagcccaagctgtgcatcAAAGGGGTCCCGCTGCCTCCCAGAAGCTCCGCCCCTTGCGAGTCCGTCACTCTGCGGCTCAAGTTGGGCGTGGGTGGCGGAGTGATTTTGGCCGTGCTGCTCGTCGCCCTCACCTGCTATTTCTGGAAGAAGAACAAGAG GCTGGAGTACAAGTACTCTCGTATGGTGATGTCGGCCAACAAGGAAAGGGAGCTGCCCGCCGCCGACAGCTGCGGCctggacgaggacgaggacccCGACCCCGACGACGCCGTCTACACCCGCGAGTCCTCCCTGCTGGGGAAGCTCCGCGCCATCGCCAACAAG CATGAAGGGGAAGACAGCAGCGAGTCTGTGCAGCTCAACAGCTCCCGGGCGGACCGCTGGGTGCTGGGTTAG